From the genome of Mucilaginibacter paludis DSM 18603:
TTTGAAAGATCAACCGGTTTACTTAACAGGTATGTTATTGATATTAATTTTCACAATTTTACAATCGAGACTTTCTACAATGTTGTCGTGAGGGCATTAAAGAATGAGGAATATTTCAAAGAGCGGTATAAATATAGTTTTACATCTCCGACTCAGTTTCACAGGATTTTTTCGAATAGAGTTTCGTTAACTTTTCAAATAAATTCGGCTAACGACGCAATTTTGTTAAATCAAGACCTTAAAAAGCTATTTAATAATTTATTGAGAAAAAAGGTTCAAATAAACACCAGGGCGACCTATATCTATACTGATAGCAACCCAAATTCAGCTTTTCGTACAAGATTTGAAGATGTCGCAATGGAGGTTGAACGTATGATCCATGGTCAAGTTTCTGAGAGCAATTGTTACAGTGTGGAGCGAAACTTACATATAAGCACAATTATTTTTGCCCATATATTCAAGTTCCTGAACTGCGCAATGGATGATGTTGAGAAATCTTTGACCTACTTAATTCACCGTTATTTTTTTATGCAATCTGAGCAGCGTAAAATTAAGAGCATGAAAGAATTTATGGATTATAAAAACAAAAAACTTCAGCTTCATCATTTATACTATTTTAAAAACAAACACGATTTTGCTGATATGGTAAAGAAAGGTTTCTATTATGAGGCTAATAAATCCAATTCTGAAAGAAAGGAATATTCTGGAATAATTGATGAATTATCGGTTTTCCTTTCAGAACAATCAAAAAGTCATGAATCTTTAATAAGCAATAATCAACTAACTTATAATATACTACATAATTATTGTGGGATTACAGAGGCCGATAAGGCTTTATTATTTATTTTATCCTTCGAGCAATTAGCCCAGTTGTTACATTTCGATTTTACACATAAAGGATTAAGCTTATATATTTTGGTAAACTCTATTAACGAATTAAGAAATCAAAAGCATGATGATTAGTCGGGCCTGATTTAAAATACCAGGATAGAAAAGAATCTACAAAACTTCACCTTGTAATTAAATAATCCTCATGAAAAAGCACCTCATATTGACCATCGCAATTACTGCATCGGCAAACAGCTATGCAACAGCTAAACATAATAGCCCTAAGTTGGTATTATCCAAGCCAATTACCTCACTTTATATTCAGCAAGACACAGCTAAGTATCTCTACGAACACGTGGTGCTTCAAAAAGCAAAATACCAGCATAAAGAATTGAACGACATATTAAACAGTTTAAATATTGAAGTCAAATCGTACTTACTTAGTCATGGCCGAAAAGTAGGCTATCGCACTGGGATTACCTTGTTTTTTGAAAATAGAAAAAATATATCTGAAAAATTGGAAAGACACATTCATACCCATTCCATATATATAGAATTTGAAAAACCGATACCTCTTGATTTAATCAATTCGTCATTACAAACGGGTCATGATGACGAATGGCAGGCTGTAGAAAAAGAGTTTTTTGGAAAACACATTGTAAGCGACATTCAAGGGTCTAAGCCATAATCAGAAAATTTTAGCGCGTAAAACCAGCTTTTATTGCTGATGTTGACTTGTCGTTAAAATCCTTTACCCCTGTTGATTTAACAGGGCTAAGGGATTTTATCTTGATAACTGTAATATCTCAACTTATAACCGCACCAATTGCGTTATCAGGGATGGAAATCAATCAGCCAGGCCAAAAGTTCAATAGTCAGCACACACCATTTGGCAAGAGCATTTTACCTATTCCTCGTTTCCATTTGAAATTACCGGTTTTCTATGACGAGTGGGCAACGTAATATCTTAAATAATCTATCAATCGCCTATCTTAGATATTTAACCGTTGGGCTAATTTTTAACATTTTAATTAAACAGTCAAAAATTATTGCTTAATATTTTATATTTGATCAATTATTTGCATTGCCCTAAGTGTAAATAGGAATTTTAATTTAACCGACCTTATGACTAACACATCTCTGAAACTGATCGGCATTGCAATGCCTTTCCTTTTTTCCCAAGTCCCGCCAAAAGGGTTCACCTTAAAATTATTTTTAACAAATCAATCACTGCAAACCATAGTAACATATCGATTCCCGGACGATAGCGCGGCGCATAACCGATAAATTTTTAATAAGGATAAGCCAAACGCCAACTATAATGAAAAATAAATTCCTTTTGAATCTAGCCCCATTTAAAAGCAGGTCATTTTTGCTTTTAGTAAGTTTAATCCTGATCTGTTATAGCGCCTGTAAAAAAGAACACTATCCACCGCAACTATCATCCACTTCGATAAAAGATCCCTTTATTGCCTCTTTAGCCGAAAAACTTAGTACGTATGATAAATCTTTCATCGATTCGATTAATCAATTAGGGAAAATAGACTGGACTAAAGTCATCGTCAGACACACTTCCAGTGGTGAAATGCCTGTCAATTTTATATTGCCAATTATCAAAGGCGACCAGCCTTGTAACCAGGTCATCGAATTTGGTTTTTCCAAAGACAAAAAATTCGTAAAAGCAACAATCCGCAAATTAGAAACGGCGGTATTAAGTACCTCGTCTTCGAACAAACAAATGATAACAGAACAAGAACGTACTGAACATATTTTATATCATTTTTCTCAAAGAGGGGTACGTGTGAGTAACTCGATTATCGAAGCAGAGCATCAGAGAGCTCAGTTATATACCCTGAATAAAAAAAATGTATTGAAGTCTCCATCTGTTGGGAAACAAAATAACAGTATTGATAATCCGCCTCCCATCAACTATTGCCAAACTCAATTGATTTTTGATTTTTATATTAGCTACCACATTGAAGTTGATGGTTCCGGTTCCAGTTCCGATTATGATGGTGCATATTCAAAATGGATTGAAGGAATGGAACCATCCACAATTCAATTTGAGATCAGTAATTACTTTTTCGCTTATCTGATGTCCAATTATATCCCGTACTTAACCGACCAAAGTTCATCGTATACCAATGCGTTATTTATTTATAATATGGATGATACAAACGGGCAATTAGGTTATTTTATCCAAGATGCTCTTCAACATGCAATGCAACAAGTTCAAATGGAGTATGCTCCCCAAATGTGGTCTATCGGTTTAAGTTATTTTAATTATAGCACACGCTCTAATTGTAATGGTTCTACTACAGCAGATGGGGGCTGGGTTGACACGAGGAATGGTGCTGATGCTCCTGTTTTTGAAATTATAAATAAGGTCAAAGACCCATGCTTACATAATATGGTTGATGCTATATTAAACGATAATGGTAAAGGAGATATTAACGCACTCATTCAACACGTTTTTGGTACTACATCCACCTTGAATTTTACAATAACAGATCAGGTAATAATGACAAATTCCGGCGACGACGGAGAGGAGTCGCCACTTAAAGATAGTAACGGTGCGCTTATAGGTGCTGAAATATATTTAAACCCAGGTACTTTATCAAACTCATCACAGGAGTTTATTGCGGCCACCATTTTACATGAAGGGGTTCATGCATATTTGGATTACCAAGGCATTGACATCGGCGCTCCGCAACATGAGCTAATGGCAAAAGACTATTTGGATGACATGGCGGGTGATTTACAAACAATGTTTCCTGGTATGAGTGATCAGATAGCCTATTCGTTAGCATGGGGTGGGCTTGAAAATACTTATTTATATAACAACCCGGGCTTGGTTAACTGCCCGGGGTATCAGCTGGAAATTAATACCCTTTACCGGGCTCACACAGATGGGCAAGGTCATTTTTATGGACATGGATGTTAGCTAAATCAATTATGAATTACATAAAGCGTATTTTAATGGCAGCGGCCTTTCTGGTTTCTGGTCACTGTATGGCACAGGTTAAGGCAGACCAGAGTTACCATCAATTCGTTAATTCTTTTCCATGGATAGTAAGTTATCCAATGGAACTTGTAAGAAAGTGTATTCCCGTGAATTGCCTGATCAAAGTACGTGTAGATTCAGCAAAAAATGTTGTTGATATGCAATTGTCAGACAGTGCCGATTCACTAATCGTCGCAGAATTCGAAGGTAAAAAGCATGAGCTCAGTATAAACCTTTTAGAAAAGTATATCAAAGCTAAATATTCGGGTAGCACCTGCACTATATTTTTGATACCGTTCACCTATACACTGCTTCAAATGCGGTGTACGCCTCCTGGTACCACGTTTTCGGCGTTAAGTGGTTACGCTAAATTTAACAACAAGCCACAACAAGGTGAAGTAATATTTTTGGATCCGATTTATGTTCAGAGGAGTTATCAAAGATGAAGCTATAGAGCCGATGGAAAAGCCAGGACACGTGGTCTGATAGATGAAGAAAGTACCAGTGAATTAACCCAGGATCAGATTGACGAGGCAATAGTGCTATTGAATGACTATCCTGAGAATAGCAGATAATTGGGCAAAGGAATTTTTAATTGCTATGAGTTTGAAACGTGGATATTTAATTTCACAAGATTCGGCTACTCATTACCAATTCACCCTTGAAGATGTTATTTAGTTTTTGCCACAGCCCGAAGGTTTATTTATTGGAATGTATCTTATTTTGTTAAACACGCTATGGTGCATACTGGATATTTCGCTGAAATTGGAGCAATGTATTACTCATCAGTAAGGAAATTATTTACATGATATTAATTTTCACCAGCACTTCAAGTAATATCAAATCTTTTACTTTACAGTCAAATTATAATACATTTAATCTATGAAATATTTGGCATTCAGTATCCTATTGACATTTTTCAGTATATCTTTAAGCCATGCCCAAAACCTCATTTCGGCATCGTCAGGTTCTAAATACGTTGGACAGTTTAAAAAAGTTTATGGTTACGAATATGAGCGTAAAACGGTAAGGATAAAAGGGCAAAAAGATTTGTTTCAAGAGCTGATTTATTTGAGTGATTCAACCTTAAATAACCGCCAATTCATCGTAGTTATTACAGATAAAGTGGGGCCAAATCATCAGCCCGCCAGAACAATTTCCCATGAGGAACTTTTAAAGGATAAAATGCCGCAGCGCGTTCAGGCCAGCGGTAAAATAATTTTGCTCAAGGGGAAGCCGGCAATAATTGTAGATGATCCGGATAATTACATCATTTTTCAGAGGGTTGATTAAGGGCCTGTCGGTTCATCAAAATCTCCAACTTGATGGAAAATGGATTAAATGAAGCTGGAATTTGCGGCGGCAATTGGTTACTAACTTAACAGCATGTAATCTTACGCAGTAGTATCAACCGGTTTCAGATATACAAAACGGTTGGTTTCCTCGCTTGTTACACGTGATAACTTATTTTCCATAATAAATTTCAGCAATACACCGGATACTTGGTAGGATTGGAGATCTACGCCATATTGCGTGGCACAAAAATCAGTGATCGAAGCAATTGATTTCGGGGCATCAAAAAAATCAGCCGTCAATAATTGGTTTAAGATTCTAGTTGAACTCACCTTTTTACTCTTGGGCCTTCCTGGTAGGTCAGGTTTTATAACATTGGCATTGAAAAGCGTTGAGTATCCCCTTCATTTATATCTGTCTCACCACCACAGTCTTTAGCTGCTAAATAATTCAAAATACGGTCAATAACAATAACAATGCATTGTACCGTTTCGACTGGAATGCATTTATAACATCCGTTAACTCAATTAAATCTTTTTTTAGCCGTTCAACCTGTTTGCTCATAAGACCTTGTTCGCTCAAATATATAAAGCTTTCAGATATTTTAAAACCGCTGACAGTTAACGAAGAAGTACATATTATAGAATTGAATTAGCAACAAATCGTCGATGAAATAGAACTGCTAAACGACTATCCAATAATCAACCAATCGAAAGATCAATAGCTATTTAAAATAAAGTTCGGCATACGAATTACCTGTGTATGTCCTTCGCATCATGGGCCAAATTATTTCCGGTTTAATAATGGTGATTAACTTCTTAATTAAATTCACCGAAGAGGGGATACATCAGTTGATAGAAATGGCCTGTTTGTTTTTTGACCTTCTAAAACTCGCAGGCGTCTCTTTAAATGTATGCTTAAATAGCCTGTTAAATGCGGCCTCTGATTGATAGCCGACTTGATTCGCTATAATACTTACGTTGTCCTTGCTTGTTAAAAGTAAGTCTTTTGCCTTTTGCATCCGCCAATTTTGAAGGTAGCTCAACGGGGTTTGACCCACCAGCGATTTGAAAGTATTAAAAAATAACGTTCTTGACATTCCGGCAGATTTAGAGAGTTCCTCCAGCGTCCAGTTTTTTTCAGGCGAATCTTGTAAGTTTTGCAAAGCTGCACTTATCCTTTTATCCGTCAAGGCAAGCAAAAACCCTTGCTTGATCTTACTCTGATCTAAATAGGCGCGTAACGTATGAATGAAAAGCCCTTCTGATAAACGGCTTACTAAAATATCACTGCCAGGCTTTGGTTGATCAATTTCCAAGAGTATCTGATTGGTTGTAAGTTCGAGCCAGTCTTGATTCTGTTGACGAATTTCTTTTAAGTGGATTACGCCAGGTAACCCGGTAATAAGCGGGTGCTGATATTGATCATCGAATTCAAAGTGACCGCCCAGCATGACAGTTTTCAAATCTCCCTCCAAAAAGTAAGGGCTTTCGGTGTCCCGAAAATTTATATAGGTTTTTAAGGGGATCCTGATGCTATCGGCTTTATCGGATATGCAATGATTACTTCCATTTGGTATCAGCACCAGATCTCCCCTAGCTAATTGTATACCAACGTTTTCTTCTACTTGAAGGCAACACGATCCTTCCAGCAGTTTCCAAAATTGCAAAAACCGACTTTTAGGCAACTCAATTCCCCAGGGAGCTGTTACTTCCAATTTTCGGTAGACGACACCGCTAAGCTTTATTGATTCTAAAATTTTACTTAATGCATCCATGAAAATGTACGATTAAACAAAATTAATGAATTAATCAGTCCTTTATGTACATATTGTCTTGTTAATTTTGGGGGAAATTGGAAAGCAATGTATTCAACAAATAATGTTATGACCAACGACAAATTTCGAATCGTTTTTGAGAAATACTTAGACGCATTCGCTAAAGAATCTCCTGCCGAGCAGGAACAACTCTTGAATTCAAGTGTAGCTGAAGATGTGATATTTACAAATCCCGGCGTAGATGGCCGTGGAAGAAGTTCTCTTCTTGCCCACGCGACAGGCTTCCAAAAAAAATTTCCTGGTGGTTATTTCCGGGTAAATTGGTTTAGACAGCAGCACGGGCAGCTACTTTCAGAATGGACACAATATGACCAGCAAGGCCAAGCGCTTTTTACAGCCCATAGTTACGGACGGCTGAACGAAGACGGCCTCTTGATTCATTTAGCCGGATTTTGGGCTGACGGGGCTGTTTAGCCTCGTCGCAGTATGATAATAATGTATGCAATTCATTGTTTTATGATGCTTATTGCATGCAATAGAAAATGGCAATTAAAGTTGAAATAATTACACAATTCAAACAGTGATATTTTAAAGGTTTACACTCGCCAAATTGAAAAAAACTGGAAAAATATATAACTCTCAAATACCTATTACAGCCAAAGATAAGCTCTATTTAAACACCTGCGGGATATGCACAACATATCAATATATTACCAATCCTATAACTTGTCGGATAATTCCTTATCGAAAGAAGATTAACGGTTTATAAGAGTACGTCCCCCTTTTCGTTCAGCCTTTTCAGTTGATTTCCGAAAGTTTTTTTGAGGATATTCTTCTGGAATTGACATCGGAAATGAAAGTCTATATGCCAATAAGAAGTGGAAATAAATAAATTTAGACTCGCGTCCTGTAATCCCCTATAAAGAACAGATACATAATACATTGGCGTATTTTAAATTGGCTAATTAATATATTTTGCATTTTAAAAAAATACACATAGCTTAGTGTCTTTATGGCCACTTATATATAAACTTTTAAGCTATCCAAGCTGCCCCTTCAGTTTGGTAAAAAGTTTAATTTTCTGTAGCGTTTAGACTATTGTTTACGTATTTTCTTTAAAAACCTTAACCTATGAAATACTATAACTTATCTTTTATTTTGACATTTTTTATTTTCGGCTCATTCAGCTGCAAAAAAGACAATACAACGGATTTTCCACTAACGTTTAAGTTACAGACCGCTAATTCCGGGGGATTGGTTACGACCTCATTCAGTAAAACTGACACCATCCATTTCCAGCTCCTAATTTCCAATACGACCAATCAGGACGTCAATTTAAATAATTTCATGCCGGACCTCATTTGCAACTCAAAAAGCGACTTGTTTCGCGCATACAGTGCAACAGGCACGGACATGGGCAGGCCCTGTATAAATACGAACTGCACGGATATCGGCCTCATTGTTATTAAAGCCGGGAGCACACAAACTATTGATTATCCCCGGCCAAGCGCTGCAACTGCCTGTAATACCGCAAGCCTGACTTTCGGAACTTATAATACCGGCCTCAGCTATACTTTTGCGACCAGTAACGCCACTTCTAACCAGGTACTTAAAACATCGTTCAGCATCACCAACTAAACTTTATCATAATGAAAAAGATCTTGATGTGCATGTGCTTTAGCATCGTCATAGGCGAAGCTATGGCCCAAATTCCGGTTAAAAGAATTAAAATTACCGCTGATCGTAAGCTAACAGCGCCGGACAACCCCAAGGGGCGCGGCCTTTACACTTTGGCTGAACGTATTGATACAGCTACCTTGTTCAAGGAAGATGAGGCTGAAAGCAAATTGGGTTTGCCATTCCGTTTTGGAAAAGGATTTGCCGTTGATTTAGGATTCGGGGCAGGAAAATGGATGGAAACGACAAAGGGAAGGATATGGCAGTTGCAGATTTCATCCGACAAAGCCTATTCCCTGAACCTTGTTTTCGATGATCTCGAACTTGCCGATGGATGTGAATTAATGATCAACAACACGGCTGGCAATATGCAGGTTGGCCCATATACCTCGGCAATAACCGCTAAAAATCACTATTTGGCTACGGATATTATTGAAGGCAATTCTATTATTTTAACCCTGTTTGAACCTGCCAGCGCACGCGCCAAAAGCAAACTGCATATTTCAAAGATCGTGCATGGTTATAAACGGACGTTCTCCGACCCTTATAGCGTTGGCGGTTACGGGCAGTCGTCATCTTGCGAAGTTAACGTGAATTGCAGCCAGGGAGCAAATTGGGTTTCGGAATCTAATGGGGTTGCCATGATTTTATTAAGCAGTGGTGACCGGTTATGCAGTGGTTCGATGATTACCGACGTGTGCCAGGATCTGAAAACTTACTTCCTTACTGCCTTTCATTGCGTGGACTCCATTACGCCGGATGCTACCTTATCGGCTGGAGAGAAAAATGCGGTTGGTGGATGGCTTTTCCGTTTTAATTATAAAAGCCCTACGTGCAGCGGCAGTGAAGATTATGATTACCTGACTTACAACGGTTCAACTTTCCGTGCCGCTTACCAGCAAAGTGATTTTGCGTTGGTTGAACTGATGGCCACCCCCCTGGCTAATTCTGGAATATATTACAATGGGTGGTCAAGAAGCACGACCGGAGCATCGTCATCTGTTATGATTCATCATCCGAAGGGCGATGTAATGAAAATATCAACCGATAATAATGCTGTCGCAACTAATTCTTCGACACTGAATTTTTACTTAGGTTCAGGAACTGTATCTTTTGGTCCAGGTACGCATTGGCAAGCTGTGATGACGTCAGGTGGAGCGGAGCAGGGTTCATCCGGGTCACCACTCTTAAATCAGAATCACCAGATCGTCGGACAATTACATGGTGGCACTGGGACCTGTCCCGGAGATGCCAACTTTCAACAGCTTTTCGGACGTTTTGACGTTTCCTGGGATGGGGGCGGCACTGCTGACACCCGGTTGAAAGACTGGCTTGATCCTGGCAATACCAATGCAAGTTCTGTGGGCGGCTTGCCTTACCCATTGATCACCGGTGCGCCTTATATCTGTTCGAGTGAAACGTATACGATCACCGGCTTGCCCGCTGGCGTTACGCCCACCTGGGCAGTTACAAGCCCGATGACCATTACATCATCAACTGCGAATACAGTGACCGTGGCATCCAATAACACCAATCAATTTGGTAACCTAACGGCGACCTATGCCGGTTCATGCGGTAACATTACCGCAACATTGGTTATTCAGTCCGGTAATCCTTTCTGGTATAACGGGATCATTTACGGCGATGCCAATCCGATCTGTGTTGGCGGGGAGTTCTATTATAACGTGCCGACTTATCCCTACAGTGTGGGCGGCTATACATGGGATTGGCTTGGTGTAGACCCGAATTCTTACGCGATCAATGGGAACGGTAACAACAGTATCTCCCTATATCCCTTCAGCCCTACTAACGGCACATTGAGGGTACAGGTAAACGGCCCCTGTGGCGTTCCGGTAGAAAGTTATACCTATGTAGAATCGGCCTCTTGCAGCAGTTCGTTTGCGTATACTTATTATCCCAATCCGGCTACTAACCAGATCACCGTATCCAGTTCGATAGCCAGCACGGCGGCGAAAGCCAAAATACAAAATCCCGATCAGGTTTATGAATTGTTTGAAGCAAGAATTTACAGTGATAAAGGGCGCGTGCTGGCAAGCGCAAAGAACACGTCAGTCAGTAAATACGTTGTAATCGACACCTCTCAAATTCCGAGCGGGACTTATTATTTACATATATTGAAAGGGAAGGAAACGATTAAAAAGCAGATCATCATTAGCCATTAAGTCGTTGAACCAGGTACACCATAAGGAGCTACTTTTGGTGTACCTGTATACAATCATGCGGCTGTACAAAGTCTCTAAATCGCCCGGCTTCAATGCCTTTCAGCAGATTTTCGGAAGTGCGTTTACCTGATCGCCGGAAGTGAAGTGGTACATGGAATACGGGTGTGGACTGAAGCCTTATCGTTCCGGTTACAGCTCAATCGGTATTACTGTTATGGTCTCCTGCAACAGCGGCGGCGATTGGTTACTAATTATGCAGCATGTAAGTTTACACGGTAGTATCAAACAGGTTTCAGATAGACATAACGGTTGGTTTCCTCGCTTTTCACGCGTGATAATTTATTGACCTTAATTAGCTTTAGTAGTACACCCGATATTTCACTTGTTTGAAGCACGGTATCATATTTCGTGGCACAAAAATCAGTGATCGAAGCAATAGATTTCGGGCTATCAAAAAAATCAGTCGTCAATAATTGGTTTAAGATTTTAGTGGAACCCATCTTTTTACCCTTGGAGCTTCCCGGTAGGTCAGGTTTTATGATATTGGCATTGAAAGGTATTGTAGTATCCCCTTCATTTATATCTGTTTCAGCGCCACGGTCTTTAGCTGCTAGATAGTTCAAAATACGGTCAATAACAATGCATTGTACCGTTTCCGACTGGAATGCGTTTATAACATCCGTTAACTCAATTAAATTTTTTTTTAGCCGTTCAACCTGTTTGCTCATAGGATCTTGTTCGCTCAAATATATAAAGCTTTCAGATACATTAAAACCGCTTAACGGCTAACGAAGAAGAATCTATTATTGATTAGCGACACGTTGTAAATGCAAAATTATTGAATGACTATCCCGATATCGCTGTTTAGGTGGATTGTTTGTATTTTTTTGTTAACTGACAAATAAGTTGAGGCAGTTATTTCTCAATTATAAGATCTTTTAATCGCTTCAAAAGTTCAGGGTTTACAATTTTCTTTGGCTTTTTTGTTTTGGTTTCCGTTTGGACGTATAAAGATAAGCCCTGATGTTGAAACTTCTCAACTTCGGCTAACATCGATTCTGCTATTTTATTGCCCGTAGGTTGCGTTGGGACAATAAGTTCCCGAATATTTAAATCTAAAAAATCAGCTATTTTTTTAAAGTCTTTAGGGCTTGGTTGATTTCTATTAGTACACCAATCAGATACAGTAGTTTCGTGTACACCCATATAGATAGCAAGCAGAAAACTCGGAATCCCTTTATCAACTAACGCACCCTTAATCCTATTTAACTTTATCGCTTTACTCATCGGTTTACACTGCAAACCCAAATGTAAAACACTTAAAAATGTTGAATTAATTGTAAAAATAGTCTATTTGAGTTATTAATTAGTTAAATAGACTATTTGATTTGCCTAAGTGACTATTTGTTATATATTTGTAATTTGTTAAAATATTTAAGATTTAAAAATTGATGATATAAGATTAATTTTGCAACACTTATTATCGAAATGATATAGAGGTGTTCGCTAAGAGCCTCGTCCGCACAAGTGGTATTGAATGGACGCGAGGAATAGGTGAGCACCCGGTTCTTATAGCTACGCTATTAGGCCGGGGCAGCTTATTGTTTGCGTCCTGGCTTGTTACTCGTATCTCTGATACTTGTTTCAAGCCCCCGTTACCACCGGGAGTGCGGGCAAATTCAATAAGAACAACTGCTCCGGCCT
Proteins encoded in this window:
- a CDS encoding AraC family transcriptional regulator, with amino-acid sequence MDALSKILESIKLSGVVYRKLEVTAPWGIELPKSRFLQFWKLLEGSCCLQVEENVGIQLARGDLVLIPNGSNHCISDKADSIRIPLKTYINFRDTESPYFLEGDLKTVMLGGHFEFDDQYQHPLITGLPGVIHLKEIRQQNQDWLELTTNQILLEIDQPKPGSDILVSRLSEGLFIHTLRAYLDQSKIKQGFLLALTDKRISAALQNLQDSPEKNWTLEELSKSAGMSRTLFFNTFKSLVGQTPLSYLQNWRMQKAKDLLLTSKDNVSIIANQVGYQSEAAFNRLFKHTFKETPASFRRSKNKQAISIN
- a CDS encoding nuclear transport factor 2 family protein → MTNDKFRIVFEKYLDAFAKESPAEQEQLLNSSVAEDVIFTNPGVDGRGRSSLLAHATGFQKKFPGGYFRVNWFRQQHGQLLSEWTQYDQQGQALFTAHSYGRLNEDGLLIHLAGFWADGAV
- a CDS encoding T9SS type A sorting domain-containing protein encodes the protein MKKILMCMCFSIVIGEAMAQIPVKRIKITADRKLTAPDNPKGRGLYTLAERIDTATLFKEDEAESKLGLPFRFGKGFAVDLGFGAGKWMETTKGRIWQLQISSDKAYSLNLVFDDLELADGCELMINNTAGNMQVGPYTSAITAKNHYLATDIIEGNSIILTLFEPASARAKSKLHISKIVHGYKRTFSDPYSVGGYGQSSSCEVNVNCSQGANWVSESNGVAMILLSSGDRLCSGSMITDVCQDLKTYFLTAFHCVDSITPDATLSAGEKNAVGGWLFRFNYKSPTCSGSEDYDYLTYNGSTFRAAYQQSDFALVELMATPLANSGIYYNGWSRSTTGASSSVMIHHPKGDVMKISTDNNAVATNSSTLNFYLGSGTVSFGPGTHWQAVMTSGGAEQGSSGSPLLNQNHQIVGQLHGGTGTCPGDANFQQLFGRFDVSWDGGGTADTRLKDWLDPGNTNASSVGGLPYPLITGAPYICSSETYTITGLPAGVTPTWAVTSPMTITSSTANTVTVASNNTNQFGNLTATYAGSCGNITATLVIQSGNPFWYNGIIYGDANPICVGGEFYYNVPTYPYSVGGYTWDWLGVDPNSYAINGNGNNSISLYPFSPTNGTLRVQVNGPCGVPVESYTYVESASCSSSFAYTYYPNPATNQITVSSSIASTAAKAKIQNPDQVYELFEARIYSDKGRVLASAKNTSVSKYVVIDTSQIPSGTYYLHILKGKETIKKQIIISH
- a CDS encoding helix-turn-helix transcriptional regulator, coding for MSKAIKLNRIKGALVDKGIPSFLLAIYMGVHETTVSDWCTNRNQPSPKDFKKIADFLDLNIRELIVPTQPTGNKIAESMLAEVEKFQHQGLSLYVQTETKTKKPKKIVNPELLKRLKDLIIEK